One Pseudomonas entomophila genomic window carries:
- a CDS encoding LysR family transcriptional regulator, with protein sequence MASYTLRQLKYFVTTVEAGSVAEASRQLYIAQPSISTAIKSLEESFGVQLFIRHHAQGVSLTPGGKRFYAKAKSLLQMAREFEQNALADNDTVAGQIDIGCFETVAPLYLPRLIAGFRQRYPGVDIRLRDGEQQDLIQGLTAGTFDLAFLYDHDLDGTIETEPLMAAQKPYVLLPEKHRFAGQTQVSLRDLCPEPMILLDVAPSRTYFVSLFNELGLTPNIVFSSPSIEMVRGMVGQGFGFSLLVTRPCSEFTYDGQRLVMLDIVEPVALSGLAAAHLKRVQLTKPAQLFVEFCREELARL encoded by the coding sequence GTGGCTTCCTACACCTTGCGTCAACTGAAGTACTTCGTCACCACGGTGGAGGCCGGCAGCGTCGCCGAGGCGTCGCGCCAGCTCTATATCGCCCAGCCTTCGATCTCCACGGCGATCAAGAGCCTGGAAGAGAGCTTCGGTGTCCAGCTGTTCATTCGTCATCACGCTCAGGGCGTGTCGCTGACCCCTGGCGGCAAGCGTTTCTATGCCAAGGCCAAGTCGCTGCTGCAGATGGCCCGTGAGTTCGAACAGAATGCCCTGGCCGACAACGACACCGTGGCCGGTCAGATCGACATCGGCTGCTTCGAGACCGTCGCGCCGCTGTACCTGCCCAGGCTGATCGCCGGCTTTCGCCAGCGCTACCCAGGCGTGGACATTCGCCTGCGCGACGGTGAGCAGCAAGACCTGATCCAGGGCTTGACCGCCGGTACCTTCGACCTGGCCTTCCTCTACGACCACGACCTGGACGGCACCATCGAGACCGAGCCATTGATGGCGGCGCAGAAGCCTTATGTGCTGCTGCCGGAGAAGCACCGGTTTGCCGGCCAGACCCAGGTGTCGCTGCGCGACCTGTGCCCGGAACCGATGATCTTGCTCGACGTGGCGCCCAGTCGCACTTACTTCGTCAGCCTGTTCAACGAGCTGGGGCTGACACCCAACATCGTCTTCAGCTCACCCTCCATCGAGATGGTGCGGGGCATGGTGGGGCAAGGCTTCGGCTTTTCACTGCTGGTCACCCGGCCCTGTTCGGAGTTCACCTACGACGGGCAGCGTCTGGTGATGCTGGATATCGTCGAACCTGTGGCGTTGTCGGGGTTGGCGGCGGCGCACCTCAAGCGTGTGCAGTTGACCAAGCCGGCGCAGTTGTTCGTGGAGTTCTGCCGGGAGGAACTGGCGCGGTTGTAG
- a CDS encoding DUF1652 domain-containing protein, giving the protein MSLIGVSMLEMRQMIEQACLPDRCEVSCPDGENLTIRLGQGQNLDDCLTLTGVPVASLNSCRDLVGLVTQLKEQRHAHPSTLKAIA; this is encoded by the coding sequence ATGTCGTTGATAGGAGTTTCAATGCTTGAGATGCGGCAGATGATCGAGCAGGCCTGCCTGCCGGACCGCTGCGAGGTAAGCTGCCCGGACGGCGAAAACCTCACCATCCGCCTGGGCCAGGGGCAGAACCTGGACGACTGCCTGACCCTGACCGGCGTTCCGGTCGCCAGCCTCAACAGTTGCCGCGACCTGGTGGGGTTGGTGACGCAGCTCAAGGAGCAGCGTCACGCCCATCCATCCACGCTCAAGGCCATCGCCTGA
- a CDS encoding STN domain-containing protein — MRALRVAGLVALAWLLVALPVRSQVPLALDIPAQPLNLALDSFARQSGLAVLVDQALLAGQRSSRVQGRYAAREGLQRLLQGTGLQAHYSAAGGFTLQPVRRETVTGGGRGSTTTTEGNSYALALQQAVEQALCSSTLTRPGSYRAAVQVWIDAGGQLVQSRLLATTGDFTRDAELVERLRAVRLQRAPPTSLAQPVTLLLRPVPMDCPLSQGAAAA; from the coding sequence ATGCGAGCATTGCGTGTGGCCGGCCTGGTGGCCCTGGCCTGGCTGCTGGTTGCGCTGCCCGTGCGCAGCCAGGTGCCATTGGCCCTGGATATCCCGGCGCAGCCTTTGAACCTGGCCCTGGACAGCTTCGCCCGGCAGAGCGGCCTGGCGGTGCTGGTCGACCAGGCGCTGCTGGCCGGGCAACGCTCAAGCCGGGTACAGGGACGTTACGCCGCGCGGGAAGGCCTGCAGCGTCTGTTGCAAGGCACCGGCTTGCAAGCCCACTACAGCGCGGCGGGCGGTTTCACCTTGCAGCCAGTGCGTCGGGAGACGGTGACAGGTGGGGGGCGCGGCAGCACCACAACAACGGAGGGCAACAGTTATGCCCTGGCATTGCAACAAGCGGTGGAGCAGGCCTTGTGCAGCTCCACACTGACCCGCCCCGGCAGCTACCGGGCGGCCGTGCAGGTGTGGATCGACGCGGGAGGCCAACTGGTGCAGAGCCGGCTGCTGGCCACGACCGGCGATTTCACCCGTGACGCCGAGCTGGTCGAACGTTTGCGCGCGGTGCGTCTGCAACGCGCACCACCGACATCCCTGGCGCAGCCGGTCACCCTGCTGTTGCGCCCGGTACCTATGGATTGCCCTTTATCGCAAGGAGCTGCGGCGGCATGA
- a CDS encoding RNA polymerase sigma factor: MNTPRDSALLKLFLNSYDALRLRLKRRFGCDDLAHDVLQETYLRVDRMEVVHNLQKPDAYLYRMALNVAADRREADARLLTGAEIEALLQVAEDQDPARIVGGQREIQNLLGALYELPARRRRIFIAARLEEASHLEISQRFGISTRTVEKELKAALGHCAMRLDRKAFQRFGPGAGKPS, encoded by the coding sequence ATGAACACACCTCGGGACAGTGCGTTGCTCAAACTGTTTCTGAACTCCTACGACGCCCTCAGGCTACGCCTGAAGCGCCGGTTCGGGTGCGATGACCTGGCCCACGATGTACTCCAGGAAACCTACCTGCGGGTCGACCGCATGGAGGTGGTGCACAACCTGCAGAAGCCGGACGCCTATCTGTACCGTATGGCCCTGAACGTCGCCGCCGACCGCCGCGAGGCCGACGCACGGCTGCTTACCGGCGCCGAGATCGAAGCCCTGCTGCAGGTGGCCGAGGACCAGGACCCGGCGCGCATCGTCGGTGGCCAGCGCGAGATCCAGAACCTGCTGGGGGCGCTCTACGAGCTGCCGGCCAGGCGCCGCAGAATCTTCATTGCCGCACGCCTGGAGGAGGCTTCGCACCTGGAGATCTCCCAGCGTTTCGGCATTTCCACGCGCACCGTGGAAAAAGAGCTCAAGGCCGCGCTGGGACATTGTGCAATGCGCCTGGACAGAAAAGCGTTCCAGCGGTTCGGTCCGGGGGCGGGAAAACCGTCTTGA
- a CDS encoding FecR family protein translates to MHQISPDPDLQRQAQDWVVRLTSGQATEADAQALRQWCARSPAHAEAFTQARRLWRLLEPAACQANQVLPLLGRRALLGGAVAATAAFAAWNTGLLGNVDVQPAAFETALGEQRRVELAPGIDLEMNVRTRVSRQAHGIALLGGEIEVFARHAVQVRAGEGLIRAEQARFNVREDDDGVCVTCLSGELRITALGRVEALPAGRQLRFGARQIGEPQAFDASQVMAWRERMLVFNDAPLAQVIDEINRYRPGRLLLLNPSLGRRRVQARLSFEQLPQAAELIRAAYGARCLELPGGVVLVS, encoded by the coding sequence ATGCACCAGATTTCGCCCGATCCCGACTTGCAGCGCCAGGCCCAGGACTGGGTCGTGCGGCTGACCTCCGGCCAGGCCACCGAGGCTGATGCCCAAGCCCTGCGACAATGGTGCGCGCGCAGCCCGGCGCATGCCGAAGCCTTCACCCAGGCACGTCGATTGTGGCGGCTGCTGGAGCCTGCCGCATGCCAGGCCAACCAGGTGCTGCCGCTCCTGGGGCGGCGAGCCTTGCTCGGTGGCGCGGTGGCGGCCACGGCGGCATTCGCGGCCTGGAACACCGGCCTGTTGGGCAACGTTGATGTTCAACCGGCTGCCTTCGAGACGGCGTTGGGCGAGCAGCGCCGGGTCGAACTTGCACCGGGGATCGACCTGGAGATGAATGTACGCACCCGTGTCAGTCGCCAGGCACACGGCATCGCGCTGCTGGGAGGGGAGATCGAGGTGTTCGCCCGCCACGCTGTGCAGGTGCGCGCGGGCGAGGGGCTGATCCGTGCCGAACAGGCGCGGTTCAATGTGCGCGAAGACGACGACGGTGTCTGTGTCACCTGCCTGAGCGGTGAGCTGCGCATTACGGCGTTGGGGCGTGTCGAAGCCTTGCCAGCCGGGCGCCAGCTGCGTTTTGGCGCTCGGCAGATCGGCGAGCCCCAAGCCTTCGATGCCAGCCAGGTGATGGCCTGGCGCGAGCGCATGCTGGTGTTCAACGACGCACCTTTGGCCCAGGTGATCGACGAGATCAACCGCTACCGCCCCGGGCGCCTGCTGCTGCTCAATCCGTCCCTGGGGCGTCGCCGGGTGCAGGCGCGCCTGAGCTTCGAGCAGTTGCCCCAGGCCGCCGAGCTGATCCGCGCCGCCTACGGGGCTCGTTGCCTGGAGTTGCCCGGTGGCGTGGTGCTGGTCAGTTGA
- a CDS encoding type II secretion system protein GspJ, producing the protein MKCRAQGFTLIEVMIAILLMAVVSLIAWRGLDSVSRADRHVRQASEDSQAVLRVFQQLERDLALRATLELAEPPLPGREPPDKPLLPALRARPDRLELVRNGAVPGSGLQRVRWYVRGGILYRAMAPASDRYPLPAPKAATAVLANVTVFSLRGWQAKGGWQAPGSQPLDNPAGLEVRLAWRGPQGEEHYRQVLGPFN; encoded by the coding sequence ATGAAGTGCCGCGCCCAAGGCTTCACCCTGATCGAAGTGATGATCGCCATCCTGCTGATGGCGGTGGTCAGCCTGATCGCCTGGCGCGGGCTGGACAGCGTCAGCCGCGCCGACCGCCATGTGCGCCAGGCCAGCGAGGACAGCCAGGCGGTGCTACGGGTGTTCCAGCAACTGGAGCGCGACCTGGCGCTGCGCGCGACCCTGGAGCTGGCCGAACCACCGCTGCCGGGGCGCGAGCCGCCCGACAAACCGCTACTGCCTGCCCTGCGCGCCCGCCCCGACCGTCTCGAGCTGGTCCGCAACGGCGCCGTGCCGGGCAGCGGCCTGCAACGTGTGCGCTGGTATGTACGCGGTGGCATCCTGTATCGCGCCATGGCGCCAGCCAGTGACCGTTACCCGCTGCCGGCGCCAAAGGCGGCGACGGCGGTACTGGCCAACGTGACGGTTTTCAGCCTGCGCGGCTGGCAGGCCAAGGGCGGTTGGCAGGCACCGGGGAGCCAGCCCCTGGACAACCCTGCCGGCCTCGAAGTGCGCCTGGCCTGGCGTGGCCCCCAGGGCGAGGAGCACTACCGCCAGGTACTGGGCCCCTTCAACTGA
- a CDS encoding GspH/FimT family pseudopilin, whose product MNGQRGFTLIELMVVLVIVGIASAAISLNIRPDPGKRLRTDGERLAHLLELAQSEAQADGQPLRWQSEPGGYRFVRADGQVLAEGPLQPRRWQAEAVKVQVEPRGPLWLEGEWVTAPLSLRLRSGQATVQLTRTGAGQVRVSQP is encoded by the coding sequence GTGAATGGACAACGCGGCTTCACCCTGATCGAGCTGATGGTGGTACTGGTGATCGTCGGAATCGCCAGCGCCGCCATCAGCCTGAACATCCGCCCCGACCCCGGCAAGCGTCTGCGCACCGACGGCGAACGCCTGGCGCACCTGCTGGAACTGGCGCAAAGCGAAGCCCAGGCCGACGGCCAGCCCCTGCGCTGGCAAAGCGAGCCAGGCGGCTATCGCTTCGTCCGGGCCGACGGACAGGTGCTCGCAGAGGGTCCGTTGCAGCCACGACGCTGGCAGGCCGAGGCGGTCAAGGTACAGGTCGAGCCGCGTGGCCCGCTGTGGCTGGAGGGCGAATGGGTCACGGCGCCCCTGAGCCTGCGCCTGCGCAGCGGCCAGGCCACGGTGCAACTGACGCGCACGGGCGCCGGGCAGGTCCGGGTGAGCCAGCCATGA
- a CDS encoding type II secretion system protein N, which yields MQIARITFSPNLLLQGLGALAAVAGVLTWASVMLPSAPSANLVEPVATQAMGDAPAARWFADIPVQVDIKVSGVMAGSQGAVAIVSLDGGPARAVRSGEELARGVRLLAIEASGLLIERAGQRSRVKVPVLVRTSFWGE from the coding sequence ATGCAGATTGCCCGCATCACCTTTTCCCCCAACCTGCTGCTGCAAGGGCTGGGGGCGTTGGCCGCAGTTGCCGGCGTGCTCACCTGGGCCAGCGTGATGTTGCCGTCGGCACCGTCGGCGAATCTGGTTGAGCCCGTTGCCACGCAGGCCATGGGCGATGCGCCTGCCGCTCGCTGGTTCGCCGATATCCCCGTGCAGGTGGACATCAAGGTCAGCGGGGTGATGGCGGGTAGCCAGGGCGCTGTGGCCATCGTCAGCCTGGACGGCGGCCCGGCCCGTGCGGTGCGCAGTGGCGAGGAGCTGGCCCGTGGCGTGCGTCTGCTCGCCATCGAGGCCAGCGGGCTGCTGATAGAGCGTGCAGGGCAGCGCAGCCGTGTCAAGGTGCCGGTGCTGGTACGTACATCGTTCTGGGGGGAGTGA
- a CDS encoding alpha-keto acid decarboxylase family protein: protein MSQFTVADYLLTRLKQLGLEKVFQVPGDYCSHFMSALDAFEGIDAVGEIYEMGAAYSADGYARVHGLGAVSLQYGVGTFSAVNAIAGAFVERNPVVVISASPSTADRLKANSQNVLFHHSTGDFEADRNVLEQVTVACEILSDPHRAPWQIDNALIAALTHRQPIYLEAYQDIWGAEVNRPHGQLTPAPRPSNPQALQELVDATVRRLAAARQPLVLLGVEVIRYGLQDAVQHLIDSCGLPFSTTLDAKTVLDESQAPFIGTYAGPASRPETSARVDACDCILAIGVIFTDDYLDLLNARYGQIIQVNCELARAGDDNYPNVRLPDYVDALLKALKVDTQFPRQGMALAAARPLLGSGAVPSALSYASFFDSLVNFAQEHRLWQTSTLILGESSSLYVASNINGMPRGSFISDAIWGSLGHETGCALGVALGSGRRPVVVAGDGGFMMVSQSLAALARNQVNAVVFVMSNQVYAIEQAFVDPDAFTPGGEFAPFDTLPTLDYTALATGYGALGYRVETVDQLEQLLAQLLMVVGRPVLVEVKIAEKDFAEQIKRLAGVSNSC, encoded by the coding sequence ATGAGTCAATTCACCGTGGCCGACTACTTGCTCACCCGGCTCAAGCAACTGGGCCTGGAGAAGGTGTTCCAGGTGCCGGGGGACTATTGCTCGCACTTCATGAGCGCGCTGGATGCCTTCGAAGGTATCGACGCCGTGGGCGAGATCTACGAGATGGGCGCCGCCTACAGCGCCGATGGCTACGCCCGGGTGCATGGCCTGGGTGCCGTGTCGCTGCAATACGGCGTGGGCACCTTCAGCGCGGTGAACGCCATCGCCGGCGCTTTCGTGGAGCGCAACCCGGTGGTGGTGATTTCCGCCAGCCCCTCGACCGCAGACCGCCTCAAGGCCAATAGCCAGAATGTGCTGTTCCACCACTCCACCGGCGACTTCGAGGCCGACCGCAACGTGCTGGAACAGGTAACCGTGGCCTGCGAGATCCTGTCCGACCCGCACCGTGCGCCCTGGCAGATCGACAACGCCCTGATCGCTGCGCTCACCCACCGCCAGCCCATCTACCTGGAGGCCTACCAGGATATCTGGGGCGCCGAGGTGAACCGCCCCCACGGCCAGTTGACCCCGGCCCCGCGCCCGTCCAACCCGCAGGCCCTGCAGGAGCTGGTCGATGCCACCGTCCGGCGCCTGGCCGCGGCGCGCCAGCCCCTGGTGCTGCTGGGCGTGGAGGTGATCCGCTACGGCCTGCAGGATGCCGTGCAACATCTGATCGACAGTTGCGGCCTGCCCTTCTCCACCACCCTCGACGCCAAGACCGTGCTCGACGAAAGCCAGGCACCGTTCATCGGCACCTACGCCGGCCCCGCCTCGCGCCCGGAAACCTCGGCCCGGGTGGACGCCTGCGACTGCATCCTGGCCATCGGCGTGATCTTCACCGATGACTACCTCGACCTGTTGAATGCGCGCTACGGCCAGATCATCCAGGTGAACTGCGAACTGGCCCGCGCCGGCGACGACAACTACCCCAACGTACGCCTGCCGGACTACGTCGACGCGCTGCTCAAGGCCCTGAAGGTGGACACCCAGTTCCCCCGCCAGGGCATGGCCCTCGCCGCTGCGCGTCCGCTGCTGGGCAGCGGTGCGGTGCCCAGCGCGCTGAGCTACGCGAGCTTCTTCGACAGCCTGGTGAACTTCGCCCAGGAACACCGCCTGTGGCAGACCAGCACGCTGATCCTGGGGGAAAGCTCGTCGCTGTACGTGGCCAGCAACATCAATGGCATGCCCCGCGGCAGCTTCATTTCCGACGCCATCTGGGGCTCGCTCGGCCACGAGACCGGCTGCGCCCTGGGCGTGGCGCTGGGCAGCGGCCGCCGCCCGGTGGTGGTGGCCGGCGATGGCGGGTTCATGATGGTCAGCCAGTCGCTGGCGGCACTGGCGCGCAACCAGGTCAATGCCGTGGTGTTCGTGATGAGCAACCAGGTGTATGCGATCGAGCAGGCGTTCGTCGATCCCGATGCGTTCACTCCAGGCGGTGAGTTCGCGCCATTCGATACCCTGCCCACGCTGGATTACACCGCGTTGGCCACAGGGTATGGTGCGCTGGGGTATCGGGTGGAGACGGTGGACCAGCTGGAGCAGTTGCTGGCGCAGTTGCTGATGGTCGTGGGCCGTCCGGTGCTGGTGGAGGTGAAGATCGCCGAAAAAGACTTTGCCGAGCAGATCAAGCGGTTGGCTGGGGTGAGCAACTCCTGTTGA
- a CDS encoding flavin monoamine oxidase family protein: MSHNHPLDVAIIGGGVSGTYSAWRLQQAHGTNQRIQLFEYGDRIGGRLFSVNLPGLPNVVAEVGGMRYMPGADGHVMVDTLVQHLGLPSKVFPMGNEQDHIGAKDNLFYLRGQRLRFRDFVEAPHKIPYDLGWTERGYNPEDLQVNVMNSLYPGFDKLSLAEQMQVQVFGKPIWRYGFWDLLYRVLSNEGYQFMKDAGGYDANVANASAVTQLPATEYSDATVFHTLKDGFQSLPLTLAQRFVEHAGGLVPGDQRIQMNRRLTALSYSGNSEYPYRLHLRHTETINGKTHDLEGEDVVEARQVILALPRRSLELIDSPLFDDPWLKDNLKSVLVQSAFKLFLAYEQPWWRNLGLVAGRSVTDLPIRQCYYMGTECDQPGGEQTFNSLLMASYNDIGTVPFWKGLEDGPEFVGYTPRSLEGRIANDAVVPRTQFQISDEMVRIAQRQVTQLHAQVELPAPYSAVYHAWDADPYGGGWHEWKANYRVDLIIQKMRHPVKDQQVFIVGEAYSYGQGWVEGALTTAESTLQEFFELPRPSWLPASYQLLPTPAPEEIDYSKPPMPTHPAQVLDGITQNICAGIKP, from the coding sequence ATGAGCCACAACCACCCCCTGGACGTCGCCATCATCGGCGGCGGTGTCTCCGGTACCTACAGCGCCTGGCGCCTGCAACAGGCCCACGGCACCAACCAACGCATCCAACTCTTCGAATACGGTGATCGCATCGGCGGGCGCCTGTTCAGCGTCAACTTGCCCGGCCTGCCCAATGTGGTCGCCGAAGTGGGTGGCATGCGCTACATGCCCGGTGCCGACGGCCATGTGATGGTCGATACCCTGGTGCAGCACCTGGGCCTGCCGAGCAAAGTCTTCCCCATGGGTAACGAACAGGACCATATCGGCGCCAAGGACAACCTGTTCTACCTGCGTGGCCAACGCTTGCGCTTCCGCGACTTCGTCGAAGCGCCGCACAAGATCCCCTACGACCTGGGCTGGACCGAGCGCGGCTACAACCCCGAAGACCTCCAGGTCAACGTGATGAACAGCCTCTACCCCGGCTTCGACAAACTGAGCCTGGCCGAGCAGATGCAAGTGCAGGTGTTCGGCAAGCCGATCTGGCGCTACGGCTTCTGGGACCTGCTCTACCGCGTACTGAGCAACGAAGGCTACCAATTCATGAAGGACGCCGGCGGCTATGACGCCAACGTCGCCAACGCCAGCGCCGTGACCCAGTTGCCCGCCACCGAGTACAGCGACGCCACCGTGTTCCACACACTCAAAGACGGCTTCCAGAGCCTGCCGCTGACCCTGGCCCAGCGCTTCGTCGAGCACGCCGGCGGGCTGGTACCCGGCGACCAGCGCATCCAGATGAACCGCCGCCTGACCGCCCTGAGCTACAGCGGCAACAGCGAATACCCCTACCGCCTGCACCTGCGCCACACCGAGACCATCAACGGCAAGACCCACGACCTCGAAGGCGAGGACGTGGTAGAGGCCCGCCAGGTGATCCTCGCCCTGCCGCGCCGCTCGCTGGAACTGATCGACTCGCCGCTGTTCGACGACCCGTGGCTCAAGGACAACCTGAAGTCGGTGCTGGTGCAGTCGGCCTTCAAGCTGTTCCTGGCCTACGAGCAACCCTGGTGGCGCAACCTCGGCCTGGTGGCCGGGCGTTCGGTCACCGACCTGCCGATCCGCCAGTGCTACTACATGGGCACCGAGTGCGATCAGCCGGGCGGCGAACAGACCTTCAACTCGCTGCTGATGGCCTCCTACAACGACATCGGCACCGTGCCGTTCTGGAAAGGCCTGGAAGACGGCCCCGAGTTCGTCGGCTACACCCCGCGCAGCCTCGAAGGGCGCATCGCCAACGACGCGGTGGTGCCGCGCACGCAGTTCCAGATCAGCGACGAGATGGTACGCATCGCCCAACGCCAGGTCACCCAGTTGCATGCACAGGTCGAGCTGCCGGCGCCGTACTCGGCCGTTTACCACGCCTGGGACGCCGACCCGTACGGCGGTGGCTGGCACGAATGGAAGGCCAACTACCGCGTGGACCTGATCATCCAGAAGATGCGCCACCCGGTGAAAGACCAGCAGGTGTTCATCGTCGGCGAGGCCTACTCCTATGGCCAGGGCTGGGTCGAGGGCGCGCTGACCACCGCCGAGTCCACCCTGCAGGAGTTCTTCGAGTTGCCACGCCCCAGCTGGTTGCCCGCCAGCTATCAGTTGCTGCCAACCCCGGCGCCAGAGGAAATCGACTACAGCAAGCCACCCATGCCCACGCATCCCGCGCAGGTGCTCGACGGCATCACCCAGAACATCTGTGCGGGGATCAAGCCATGA
- a CDS encoding bifunctional O-acetylhomoserine aminocarboxypropyltransferase/cysteine synthase, translating to MKLETLAIHAGFSPDPTTRAVAVPIYQTTSFAFDDTQHGADLFDLKVAGNIYSRIMNPTNDVLEQRMAALEGGVGALAVASGMAAITYALQTVAEAGDNIVSVAKLYGGTYNLLAHTLPRMGITTRFAAHDDIAALEALIDERTKAVFCESIGNPAGNIVDIQALADAAHRHGVPLIVDNTVATPILCRPFEHGADIVVHSLTKYIGGHGTSIGGIVIDSGKFPWSENKERFALLNTPDPSYHGVTYTEAFGPAAFIGRCRVVPLRNTGAALSPFNAFLILQGLETLALRMERHTENALKVARYLQQHDQVAWVKYAGLPDHPEHELAQRYTGGKPASILSFGIKGGQAAGARFIDALQLVVRLVNIGDAKSLACHPASTTHRQLNDEELEKAGVPRDMVRLSIGIEHSDDIIADLAQALEASRA from the coding sequence ATGAAGCTGGAAACTCTCGCCATCCACGCGGGCTTCAGCCCCGACCCGACCACCCGGGCCGTGGCCGTGCCCATCTACCAGACCACCTCGTTCGCCTTCGACGACACCCAGCACGGTGCCGACCTGTTCGACCTGAAGGTGGCCGGCAACATCTACTCGCGCATCATGAACCCCACCAACGACGTGCTCGAACAGCGCATGGCCGCCCTCGAGGGCGGGGTCGGCGCGCTGGCCGTGGCCTCCGGCATGGCCGCCATCACCTACGCCCTGCAGACCGTCGCCGAGGCCGGCGACAACATCGTCTCGGTGGCCAAGCTGTACGGCGGCACCTACAACCTGCTGGCCCACACCCTGCCGCGCATGGGCATCACCACCCGCTTCGCCGCCCACGACGACATCGCCGCCCTCGAAGCGTTGATCGATGAACGCACCAAGGCGGTGTTCTGTGAGTCCATCGGCAATCCCGCCGGCAACATCGTCGATATCCAGGCCCTGGCCGACGCCGCCCACCGCCATGGCGTGCCGCTGATCGTCGACAACACCGTCGCCACGCCGATCCTCTGCCGCCCGTTCGAGCACGGCGCCGATATCGTCGTGCACTCGCTGACCAAGTACATCGGTGGCCATGGCACCAGCATCGGCGGCATCGTCATCGATTCGGGCAAGTTCCCCTGGAGTGAAAACAAGGAGCGTTTCGCCCTGCTCAACACCCCCGACCCGTCCTACCACGGCGTCACCTACACCGAAGCCTTCGGCCCCGCCGCCTTCATCGGCCGCTGCCGCGTGGTGCCGCTGCGCAATACGGGCGCTGCGCTGTCGCCGTTCAATGCCTTCCTGATCCTGCAAGGCCTGGAAACGCTGGCCCTGCGCATGGAGCGCCACACCGAGAACGCGCTCAAGGTCGCCCGTTACCTGCAACAACACGACCAGGTGGCCTGGGTGAAGTACGCCGGCCTGCCCGACCACCCCGAGCATGAACTGGCCCAGCGCTACACCGGCGGCAAGCCGGCGTCGATCCTGTCGTTCGGCATCAAGGGCGGCCAGGCGGCCGGGGCGCGTTTCATCGATGCGCTGCAACTGGTGGTGCGCCTGGTGAACATCGGCGACGCCAAGTCGCTGGCCTGCCACCCCGCCTCCACCACCCACCGCCAGCTCAACGACGAAGAGCTGGAAAAGGCCGGCGTGCCACGGGACATGGTGCGGCTGTCGATCGGCATCGAGCACAGCGACGACATCATCGCCGACCTCGCGCAGGCGCTGGAGGCCAGCCGCGCTTGA
- a CDS encoding Hcp family type VI secretion system effector, protein MAYHGYMTITGALQGLISAGCSTQDSIGNKCQAGHRDQIMILAFDHSLSNLDSVSRALHRPVYLTKFVDKSTPLLAQALDSRERVECDLTFFRTSAAGLQERYYSVRLGGGLIVQQNVAMPHAVLLNEQEPQEHLAIRYREISWVHHAAGTTGYSTWGEE, encoded by the coding sequence ATGGCTTATCACGGCTACATGACGATCACGGGCGCGCTTCAGGGCCTGATTTCGGCGGGGTGTTCCACTCAAGACTCCATCGGCAACAAATGCCAGGCGGGTCATCGGGACCAGATCATGATTCTCGCCTTCGATCACAGCCTTTCCAACCTCGACAGCGTCAGCCGGGCGTTGCACCGACCGGTCTACCTCACCAAGTTCGTCGACAAGTCCACTCCGTTGCTGGCGCAGGCGCTCGATTCGAGGGAGCGGGTGGAGTGCGATCTCACCTTTTTCCGCACCAGTGCTGCGGGCCTGCAGGAGCGGTACTACTCGGTAAGGCTCGGCGGCGGGCTGATCGTCCAGCAGAACGTGGCCATGCCCCATGCCGTCCTGCTCAACGAGCAGGAACCGCAGGAGCACCTGGCGATCCGCTATCGGGAGATTTCCTGGGTGCACCATGCGGCGGGGACCACCGGTTATTCGACCTGGGGTGAGGAATGA